One genomic window of Candidatus Nitrospira inopinata includes the following:
- a CDS encoding type I restriction-modification system subunit M, with the protein MNNFGEKVSFIWNVADLIRDTFKRGKYQDVILPFTVLRRIDCVLAPTKEKVLEENAKLKAKKLENPAPRLCKVSGYAFYNTSRYDFDKLLADAPNLAANLRNYINGFSPNMKEVLEKFDFDNTIKKLDEAGLLFQVMERFKTIDLHPDKVSNHEMGYIFEELIRKFNEALDENPGEHFTPREVIRLMVNLLLAQDKDVLAKNHIVRTVADPCCGSGGMLTIAKERILEINPHADVYLFGQEVNPETWAVSKADMLMTSPDGRDAENIAFGSVLSNDKHADKQFDYLLANPPYGKDWKRDQEAVEAEHERGHAGRFGAGLPRISDGQLLFLQHMLNRMKDTKDGGSRVAIIMNGSPLFTGDAGSGESEIRRWILENDWLEALIAMPEQLFYNTGIATYVWVLTNRKERKRRGKVQLINASSFWVPMRRSLGDKRREISAEQIQQITDLFTAFREGEHCKIFNTTDFGYRKITVECPLRLNFQASPERIARLNEQTALKNLAVSKKKHAKERVKEEEEGRKKQGAILAMLQTLPSTLFKDRARFIEELDKAQEKVDLKLSKSLREAILNALSERDETAEICRDEDGNPEPDPELRDTENVPLKEDIQAYFDREVKPHVQDAWINRAVVDHKDGQVGKVGYEINFNRYFYTYQPPRPLEDIEADIRSIEQDIVHILGELTGGGCAGA; encoded by the coding sequence ATGAACAACTTCGGCGAGAAAGTCAGCTTCATTTGGAACGTGGCGGATTTGATCCGTGACACGTTCAAGCGTGGCAAGTATCAGGACGTCATCCTGCCCTTCACGGTCCTGCGGCGCATCGACTGCGTGCTGGCGCCGACGAAAGAAAAAGTTCTAGAAGAAAATGCCAAGCTCAAGGCCAAGAAGCTGGAGAACCCGGCGCCACGCTTGTGCAAAGTCTCCGGCTACGCCTTCTACAATACGTCACGCTACGACTTCGACAAGCTGCTGGCCGACGCGCCGAACCTGGCTGCCAATCTGCGTAACTACATCAACGGCTTCTCCCCGAACATGAAGGAGGTCTTGGAGAAGTTCGATTTCGACAACACGATCAAGAAGCTCGACGAGGCTGGGTTGCTCTTCCAAGTCATGGAGCGGTTCAAAACGATTGACTTGCATCCCGACAAGGTCTCCAACCATGAGATGGGCTACATCTTCGAAGAGCTCATCCGCAAGTTCAACGAAGCCCTCGACGAGAACCCCGGCGAGCACTTCACGCCGCGCGAAGTCATCCGGCTCATGGTGAACCTGCTGCTGGCGCAGGACAAAGACGTGCTCGCCAAGAACCATATCGTGCGCACCGTGGCCGACCCCTGCTGTGGGTCGGGCGGCATGCTCACCATCGCCAAAGAGCGGATTCTGGAAATCAACCCACATGCCGACGTGTACTTGTTCGGCCAGGAAGTCAATCCTGAAACCTGGGCGGTCTCCAAAGCGGATATGTTGATGACCAGCCCAGATGGCCGGGACGCCGAGAACATTGCCTTTGGCAGCGTCCTCTCCAATGACAAGCACGCGGACAAGCAGTTCGACTACCTCCTGGCGAATCCTCCCTATGGCAAGGACTGGAAACGCGACCAAGAGGCCGTCGAGGCGGAACACGAGCGCGGTCATGCCGGCCGGTTCGGGGCCGGCCTCCCGCGAATCAGCGACGGCCAACTGCTCTTTCTCCAGCACATGCTCAACCGGATGAAGGACACGAAAGACGGCGGCAGCCGCGTGGCCATCATCATGAACGGCTCGCCGCTCTTCACGGGCGACGCCGGAAGCGGCGAGAGCGAAATCCGTCGCTGGATTCTGGAGAACGACTGGCTGGAAGCCCTCATCGCCATGCCGGAGCAGCTTTTCTACAATACCGGCATCGCCACTTATGTATGGGTGCTCACGAACCGGAAAGAAAGGAAGCGCAGGGGCAAGGTGCAGCTTATCAACGCCTCCAGCTTTTGGGTCCCGATGCGCCGGAGCCTCGGCGACAAGCGGCGGGAAATCTCGGCGGAGCAGATTCAGCAGATCACCGACCTGTTCACGGCGTTCAGGGAAGGCGAGCACTGCAAGATCTTCAACACGACCGACTTCGGCTACCGCAAGATCACCGTCGAGTGCCCGCTGCGGCTCAACTTCCAGGCCAGCCCTGAACGGATTGCTAGGCTGAATGAACAAACGGCGTTGAAGAATTTGGCGGTCAGCAAAAAGAAGCATGCGAAGGAAAGGGTCAAGGAGGAAGAGGAAGGTCGAAAGAAACAGGGGGCCATTCTGGCCATGCTTCAGACCCTTCCGTCTACTCTCTTCAAAGACCGAGCGCGGTTCATCGAAGAACTCGACAAGGCACAGGAAAAGGTGGACCTAAAACTCTCCAAGTCGCTGCGCGAAGCGATTCTGAACGCCCTGTCCGAACGGGACGAGACCGCCGAGATTTGCCGGGATGAGGACGGCAACCCGGAGCCGGACCCCGAACTGCGTGATACCGAGAACGTGCCGCTCAAAGAAGACATTCAGGCCTACTTTGACCGGGAAGTGAAGCCGCACGTCCAGGATGCCTGGATCAACCGTGCCGTCGTGGACCACAAGGATGGCCAAGTCGGCAAGGTCGGCTACGAGATCAACTTCAACCGGTATTTCTATACGTACCAGCCGCCTCGACCGTTGGAGGACATCGAGGCGGACATCCGCTCCATTGAGCAGGACATTGTGCACATACTTGGCGAATTGACCGGTGGCGGGTGCGCGGGAGCGTAA
- a CDS encoding adenylosuccinate synthase has product MGNLVIIGAQWGDEGKGKIVDILARDADVVVRYQGGSNAGHTVINERGTYVFHLIPSGILYRGVTCAIGNGVVVDPGALIEEMDQLQTKGVAIGKNFAVSDRAHLILPYHKAIERASEQSKGSRRIGTTGRGIGPSYADKMARIGIRVGDLLNPPLFRRKLEENLVEMNWFLEQFHKVETYQVDKVFHQYMGYADRLRSHVTDTTTLLNREIRKNKTILFEGAQGTHLDVDFGTYPYVTSSSASAGGACTGTGVGPTMIDGVLGIAKAYTTRVGSGPFPTELTEETGQRLQERGNEFGSTTGRPRRCGWFDAVLVRYAAQVNGLTSLALTKLDVLDGHREVLLCTGYRHGEKLYKDMPSDLDVLTDCRPVYQRMKGWVASTTGATTYKRLPMEAKRYLGRIEELVQCRIDMISTGSKRAETIMLRNPLDCSPRRLKR; this is encoded by the coding sequence ATGGGCAATTTGGTCATTATCGGCGCCCAATGGGGTGATGAAGGCAAGGGCAAGATCGTGGACATCTTGGCCCGGGACGCCGACGTCGTGGTGCGCTATCAAGGCGGCTCGAACGCGGGCCATACGGTCATCAACGAGCGGGGCACGTACGTCTTTCACCTGATTCCGTCCGGTATTTTGTACCGAGGCGTCACCTGCGCGATCGGCAACGGCGTGGTGGTGGACCCGGGCGCTTTGATCGAAGAAATGGATCAACTCCAGACCAAGGGCGTCGCGATCGGCAAGAACTTCGCCGTGAGCGACCGTGCGCATCTCATCTTGCCGTACCACAAGGCGATCGAGCGCGCGTCGGAACAGTCGAAGGGGTCGCGGCGCATCGGGACCACGGGCCGCGGGATCGGTCCTTCCTATGCCGATAAAATGGCGAGGATCGGCATTCGCGTGGGCGATCTCCTCAATCCTCCGCTGTTCAGAAGGAAGCTGGAAGAAAATCTCGTCGAGATGAATTGGTTTTTGGAACAGTTTCACAAGGTCGAGACTTATCAAGTCGACAAGGTGTTTCACCAGTACATGGGCTACGCCGACCGTCTCAGAAGCCATGTCACCGATACGACCACGTTGCTCAATCGGGAGATTCGGAAGAACAAGACGATTCTTTTCGAGGGCGCGCAAGGGACGCACCTCGACGTGGATTTCGGCACCTATCCCTACGTGACGTCCTCCAGCGCTTCGGCTGGCGGCGCCTGCACCGGCACGGGGGTCGGCCCCACGATGATCGACGGCGTGTTGGGCATCGCAAAGGCCTATACGACCAGGGTGGGCAGCGGTCCGTTTCCGACCGAGCTGACTGAAGAGACCGGTCAACGGTTGCAAGAGCGTGGAAATGAATTCGGATCGACCACCGGACGCCCTCGACGGTGCGGCTGGTTCGACGCCGTCCTTGTACGGTACGCCGCGCAGGTGAACGGCCTCACGTCGCTCGCGCTGACCAAGCTCGATGTGCTCGATGGGCACCGGGAAGTGCTGCTCTGCACCGGATACCGGCACGGAGAGAAGCTCTATAAAGACATGCCCTCGGATCTCGACGTCTTGACCGACTGTCGGCCGGTGTACCAACGGATGAAGGGATGGGTCGCTTCGACGACGGGCGCCACGACATACAAGCGGCTGCCCATGGAAGCCAAACGGTACCTGGGCCGCATTGAAGAACTGGTTCAATGTCGAATCGACATGATTTCGACCGGCTCCAAACGGGCCGAAACGATCATGCTTCGCAATCCGTTGGACTGTTCTCCCCGCCGTTTAAAACGCTGA